One genomic segment of Leptolyngbya subtilissima AS-A7 includes these proteins:
- a CDS encoding S-layer homology domain-containing protein: MDTIAKTLDVDPNRGIDEPSGRPHLPYKTLTIALGAAQTNTLIKLAPGTYSAATGERFPITVPDGVIIAGQESTQGQGIAIAGGGPGPGAISVGLIIQGQGQLRGVTVQNPQGVGILIGLGAPLVRACRLNQCKVGLQVAGASRPLVAKTGVDDCSDRGLSFVDQARGEVQDCTVERCGTGIYLGQNAAPLIRSCQCSNNQVGVQVAGAANPVLRHNRLVQNQTAGLVVQDTGRPDLGQPDDPAGNILRYNRQADLRNDTQPALTLVGNDVIPTGLVGTVNLLASQWPDPAAVPPVLLDRPTVSPAPSAPTLLPPSDKPLTPATPVPSRFTDLGSHWATPYIEALADRGLVKGYGNGTYRPQETINRGQFAAMVAASYSNFDPVRGAITFVDVPPTHWAASAIDQAQRKGFLGGYPDQTFRPNQGMVRVQAIVAVATGLKLPPAPASGLGVYCDRAQIPSYAIDALASATQAGLVINHPDPEQLRPLETMTRAEVAVLIYQGLVAQGKAPPLTTVATPPAAMAQGSFPDIQTHWALDFIQGLLNLGLVQGDDAGRFNPAQPMTRAQFAALVSRAFAPAPRRPAQLFRDVPAGYWGASAIQTAYRGGFLSGFPDQTFGPENPLLRAQVWVALISGLALLPNQPGNLRLLERYRDRATIPDYAVNAVAKATQLGLVVNVPDIAQLHPNRVASRADVCAAVYQALVLQLRASRIDNPFIVRP, encoded by the coding sequence TTGGACACTATAGCTAAAACCCTTGATGTGGATCCCAACCGCGGGATTGATGAACCTTCGGGCCGTCCCCACCTGCCCTACAAAACCCTGACGATTGCCCTTGGTGCGGCCCAGACCAACACGCTGATCAAGCTCGCCCCCGGCACCTACAGCGCTGCTACAGGCGAACGCTTCCCCATCACCGTGCCGGACGGCGTGATAATCGCGGGCCAGGAATCGACCCAAGGCCAGGGGATTGCGATCGCAGGTGGCGGCCCAGGGCCAGGGGCGATTTCAGTGGGGTTAATTATTCAAGGCCAGGGCCAGCTGCGGGGGGTGACGGTGCAAAACCCTCAGGGCGTTGGCATCTTGATTGGCTTGGGCGCGCCCTTAGTGCGCGCCTGTCGCCTCAACCAGTGCAAGGTGGGGCTTCAGGTAGCGGGGGCCAGCCGTCCCCTGGTGGCCAAAACGGGGGTAGATGATTGCAGCGATCGCGGCCTCAGCTTTGTCGACCAAGCTCGGGGCGAGGTGCAGGACTGCACCGTAGAGCGCTGCGGTACCGGCATTTACCTAGGGCAAAACGCTGCGCCGCTGATTCGCAGCTGCCAGTGCTCAAACAATCAAGTGGGGGTGCAGGTGGCTGGGGCCGCTAATCCGGTGCTGCGGCACAATCGGCTAGTGCAAAACCAAACCGCTGGCCTAGTGGTGCAAGACACCGGTCGCCCCGATCTGGGCCAGCCCGACGACCCAGCGGGCAACATTTTGCGCTACAACCGCCAAGCCGATCTGCGCAACGACACCCAACCGGCGCTAACGCTGGTCGGCAACGACGTGATTCCCACAGGGCTGGTGGGGACAGTCAATCTATTGGCAAGCCAGTGGCCCGACCCCGCCGCCGTACCGCCGGTGCTGCTCGATCGCCCCACCGTATCCCCTGCGCCCTCCGCACCTACGCTCCTCCCCCCGTCGGACAAGCCGCTGACTCCAGCTACTCCGGTGCCTAGCCGCTTTACCGACCTGGGGAGCCACTGGGCCACTCCCTACATTGAGGCTCTGGCCGATCGCGGCCTGGTGAAGGGCTACGGCAATGGCACCTATCGCCCTCAGGAGACTATCAATCGGGGCCAGTTTGCAGCTATGGTGGCCGCCAGCTACAGCAACTTCGACCCGGTGCGGGGAGCCATCACCTTTGTGGACGTGCCGCCGACCCACTGGGCCGCCAGCGCTATCGACCAGGCCCAGCGCAAGGGCTTTTTGGGCGGCTACCCCGACCAGACCTTTCGTCCTAACCAGGGCATGGTGCGAGTGCAGGCGATCGTGGCGGTGGCCACGGGACTGAAGTTGCCCCCGGCCCCAGCAAGCGGGCTGGGGGTGTACTGCGATCGTGCCCAGATTCCTAGCTATGCGATCGATGCTCTGGCCAGCGCCACTCAGGCGGGCTTGGTGATCAACCATCCCGACCCAGAGCAGCTGCGGCCCCTAGAAACCATGACCCGCGCCGAGGTTGCCGTGCTGATTTACCAGGGGCTGGTAGCCCAAGGCAAGGCCCCTCCCTTAACTACTGTCGCTACTCCCCCTGCTGCCATGGCTCAAGGATCGTTTCCCGATATTCAAACCCATTGGGCGCTGGACTTTATTCAGGGCTTACTCAACCTCGGCCTAGTGCAGGGGGATGACGCGGGCCGCTTTAACCCCGCTCAGCCCATGACCCGCGCCCAGTTTGCTGCCCTAGTCAGTCGCGCCTTTGCCCCCGCGCCGCGCCGTCCGGCCCAGCTGTTTCGCGATGTGCCCGCGGGCTACTGGGGGGCCAGCGCCATTCAAACCGCCTACCGGGGTGGGTTTCTCTCGGGGTTTCCCGATCAAACCTTTGGGCCAGAAAATCCTTTGTTGCGAGCCCAGGTGTGGGTAGCGTTGATCTCAGGGCTGGCGCTGCTGCCCAATCAGCCCGGCAACCTGAGACTGCTGGAGCGTTACCGCGATCGCGCCACCATTCCCGACTATGCGGTGAATGCGGTCGCTAAGGCCACGCAACTCGGTCTGGTGGTCAACGTGCCCGACATTGCTCAGCTCCACCCCAACCGGGTAGCCAGCCGCGCCGATGTCTGTGCGGCGGTGTATCAGGCGCTAGTGCTACAGCTGCGGGCGTCGAGGATTGATAATCCGTTTATTGTGAGGCCGTAG
- a CDS encoding methyltransferase domain-containing protein, producing the protein MALESIDRHNQEILKNADAWHQKPALRAIYKTFHQAIANYLAPLPQPIVELGSGVADIQRVIPGCIRTDIFPNPWIDRVENAYALSFAPGSLSNLVLFDVFHHLRYPGTALQEFDRVLAPGGRVILFEPCVSLLGLLVYGALHPEPLALNQPIQWHAPPAWNPSQIDYYAAQGNASRLFLKTNIPQDLNRFRVVTTQRYAAISYVASGGYSKPQLYPTLWLPLMTAIDRLCDHLPQLFATRLLVVLEKVT; encoded by the coding sequence ATGGCGTTGGAAAGCATCGATCGACACAACCAAGAAATTCTCAAAAATGCCGACGCCTGGCACCAGAAGCCGGCTCTGCGGGCAATCTACAAAACGTTTCACCAAGCCATCGCCAACTACCTAGCTCCGCTGCCCCAGCCCATCGTCGAGCTAGGCTCTGGAGTCGCCGATATTCAGCGGGTGATCCCCGGCTGTATTCGCACCGACATCTTCCCTAATCCCTGGATTGATCGAGTTGAGAATGCCTACGCCCTCTCCTTTGCCCCCGGCAGCCTGTCAAACTTGGTGCTCTTTGACGTGTTTCACCACCTGCGCTATCCCGGCACCGCCCTCCAGGAGTTCGATCGCGTGCTGGCCCCCGGTGGCCGGGTGATTTTGTTTGAGCCCTGCGTCAGCCTACTAGGCCTGCTGGTCTACGGTGCCCTCCACCCCGAACCCCTGGCCCTCAACCAACCAATTCAGTGGCACGCGCCCCCCGCGTGGAATCCGAGCCAAATTGATTACTATGCCGCCCAAGGCAACGCCAGCCGCCTGTTTCTCAAAACCAACATCCCCCAAGATTTGAACAGATTTCGAGTCGTGACCACCCAGCGCTACGCCGCCATCTCCTACGTCGCCTCCGGCGGCTACTCGAAACCCCAGCTCTACCCCACCTTGTGGCTACCGCTGATGACAGCGATCGATCGCCTCTGCGACCACCTCCCCCAACTCTTCGCCACCCGCCTACTCGTGGTTTTAGAAAAAGTCACCTAA
- a CDS encoding ArnT family glycosyltransferase — MPLSSSLTTQRFSLGKSSLAPYLVLSLWVGLLLLLRSPMQSLMPHDEGWYAQQARWIVETGDWVTQQWWGAPVHDRMMGIQWLIAASYKLFGVSEWSARLPGAIASWGAVMLTYGIGLRCLTPQIALWGAAILAATPIWMQASRLATQDVPLTALELLGIWALLQSEAQPQRRWGWGLLAGSTVGLGFMLKSIMVILVVMALVPYLLLDHRRHRHLLNPGIYLGLVVGMVPAIAWLALSVQRYGSLPLERTFGLLANLAQEDFHNVGPLYYFWNIPLNAFPWPLLAVPGVWLGWQSSYPRKALWLGYPLVLFTLLALFKTRTWYYPLQLLPFVALLAALTLTTLGTLYRSHRRSRLVTGLTVLLASIGAVLILAGGVALLQPQRFPVEGLWRYGLVAIAAGLGWLVPLAVSWRPARHQRGESTALWQGGWLLGPWGAIALLYATGLWGNYNPDIKLTLATPPLQEIVAQNPVHAIVNSIGLGDEDAVLLTFYTPQPGTATDAWQTLSPGSYAWVAVPDLGALPAETVRLGQVRDWVLVQLP, encoded by the coding sequence ATGCCCTTGTCATCCAGCCTGACCACCCAGCGATTTAGCCTTGGCAAATCTTCCCTAGCACCTTACCTGGTGCTAAGTCTGTGGGTAGGCCTATTGCTGCTATTGCGCAGCCCGATGCAAAGCCTGATGCCCCATGACGAGGGCTGGTACGCTCAGCAGGCTCGGTGGATTGTGGAAACGGGGGACTGGGTTACCCAGCAGTGGTGGGGTGCCCCGGTGCACGATCGCATGATGGGTATTCAGTGGCTGATTGCGGCTTCCTACAAACTGTTTGGGGTGAGTGAATGGTCGGCGCGGCTGCCGGGGGCGATCGCCAGCTGGGGGGCGGTGATGCTGACCTACGGGATCGGCCTGCGGTGTTTGACGCCCCAGATTGCTCTTTGGGGCGCAGCGATTCTCGCGGCCACCCCGATCTGGATGCAGGCCTCGCGGCTGGCCACTCAAGACGTGCCGCTGACCGCGCTGGAACTGCTTGGGATCTGGGCTTTACTTCAGTCGGAAGCGCAGCCTCAGCGTCGGTGGGGCTGGGGGCTATTGGCCGGCAGCACCGTGGGCCTGGGCTTTATGCTCAAAAGCATCATGGTGATTCTGGTGGTGATGGCCCTGGTGCCCTACCTGCTGCTTGACCATCGCCGCCACCGCCATCTGCTGAACCCAGGAATCTACCTGGGCCTAGTGGTGGGAATGGTGCCCGCGATCGCCTGGCTGGCTCTCAGCGTGCAGCGCTACGGCTCGCTGCCCCTCGAACGCACCTTTGGCCTGCTGGCCAACCTGGCCCAGGAAGACTTTCACAACGTCGGCCCGCTCTACTATTTCTGGAATATTCCTCTTAATGCTTTTCCTTGGCCGCTGCTGGCGGTGCCCGGGGTGTGGCTGGGATGGCAGTCGTCCTACCCGCGTAAAGCGTTGTGGCTAGGCTATCCGCTGGTGCTGTTTACCCTGCTGGCCCTGTTTAAAACCCGCACCTGGTATTACCCGCTCCAGCTGTTGCCCTTCGTCGCCCTGCTGGCGGCGCTGACCCTGACTACCCTGGGAACCCTTTACCGATCGCATCGACGTTCTCGCCTGGTGACAGGTTTAACCGTTCTCCTAGCGAGTATTGGGGCTGTGCTGATCCTCGCGGGGGGTGTGGCCCTGCTGCAACCCCAGCGATTTCCGGTGGAGGGGCTGTGGCGCTACGGCCTGGTGGCGATCGCGGCGGGGCTGGGGTGGCTAGTGCCGCTGGCTGTTTCCTGGCGCCCCGCTCGCCACCAGCGCGGTGAGTCCACCGCCCTTTGGCAGGGGGGGTGGCTGCTGGGGCCATGGGGGGCGATCGCCCTGCTCTACGCCACTGGCCTGTGGGGCAACTACAACCCTGACATTAAGCTGACGCTGGCCACTCCACCCCTCCAAGAGATTGTGGCCCAAAACCCTGTCCACGCCATTGTCAACAGCATCGGCCTGGGTGACGAGGATGCGGTGTTGCTCACCTTCTACACGCCCCAGCCCGGCACCGCTACCGACGCCTGGCAGACCCTATCTCCAGGCAGCTATGCCTGGGTCGCTGTCCCAGACTTGGGTGCGCTACCTGCCGAGACGGTGCGCTTAGGCCAGGTGCGCGATTGGGTGTTGGTGCAGCTTCCTTAA
- a CDS encoding nuclear transport factor 2 family protein: MEPRDLLKAWVDTFNRRDVEGLVAFYSDDAINHQVADAPVIGRHAIRAMFAAAFAQADMVCIVEQIFQDGEWAILEWRDPLGLRGCGFFHILDGKIVFQRGYWDKLTFLRLNGLPLPDAP; this comes from the coding sequence ATGGAACCGCGAGATCTTCTCAAGGCTTGGGTTGATACATTCAACCGCCGCGATGTGGAAGGCCTAGTAGCCTTCTACAGCGACGATGCCATTAACCATCAAGTGGCCGATGCGCCCGTCATCGGTCGCCACGCCATTCGAGCCATGTTTGCGGCCGCGTTTGCCCAGGCCGACATGGTCTGCATCGTCGAGCAAATTTTTCAGGATGGAGAGTGGGCTATTCTCGAATGGCGCGATCCTTTGGGGCTGCGAGGCTGCGGTTTTTTTCATATTCTGGACGGCAAAATTGTCTTTCAGCGCGGTTATTGGGACAAGCTGACATTTTTGCGGCTCAACGGCTTGCCCCTGCCAGATGCACCCTAA